Proteins found in one Drosophila innubila isolate TH190305 chromosome X, UK_Dinn_1.0, whole genome shotgun sequence genomic segment:
- the LOC117791510 gene encoding dynein regulatory complex subunit 4, giving the protein MPPKGKKGKKGKKLPVLIDGVDTSSMTRDQLEAFALRLKAEMDREREERNYFQLERDKIRTFWEITRQQLEESKYELQQKDKEIEATQDLADIDTKHIMQQMKHLQFENHSKLGEVRAEAMTQLKVAQEHHVLQEMELQSDKRQLRRIVRERIEMSDMQHRQLEAHFNQQLLEQRLLFESERKDNDRLHEEKMKEQRTKLELFFNSQMFEVEERKNQQIKDLQDHHDLAFNDMKNYYNDITLNNLALIGSMKEQIEQLRRQADRSDRIAAEASAETRRLKEPLEQAKTQMKELQRKLEFYDRDKLQLSRLKKSNTVLEKKVKSLMWESETLLLRNDALVGERATLKARFNEVIVELQQKTGLKNVLLERKIAALMREDEKRNIVLRKTMATCAPEFASKLENVEKTVSDVVDSKNQTIIDLRYELAKAWKTHDDLLETYEGKLKQYGIPTDELGFDPIRQRDNQQLYICGPAGIVTENK; this is encoded by the exons ATG CCGCCAAAGGGTAAAAAGGGGAAGAAGGGCAAAAAGCTGCCAG TGCTCATCGATGGCGTCGACACTTCCTCAATGACACGAGATCAGTTGGAGGCGTTTGCCTTGCGCCTTAAGGCGGAAATGGATCGGGAGCGGGAGGAACGTAATTACTTTCAATTGGAGCGCGACAAAATTCGCACTTTCTGGGAAATCACGCGACAGCAGCTTG AGGAGTCCAAATATGAGTTGCAGCAGAAGGACAAGGAGATTGAGGCCACACAGGATCTGGCTGACATTGATACGAAGCACATCATGCAACAGATGAAGCATCTGCAGTTTGAGAATCACAGCAAACTGGGTGAGGTGCGTGCAGAGGCCATGACCCAGCTGAAGGTCGCCCAGGAGCATCATGTGTTGCAGGAGATGGAGCTGCAGAGCGATAAGCGGCAACTGCGTCGCATTGTTCGTGAACGGATCGAGATGAGCGACATGCAACATCGCCAGCTGGAGGCGCACTTCAATCAACAGCTGCT GGAACAGCGTCTTTTGTTTGAGAGCGAGCGCAAGGATAACGATCGTCTGCACGAGGAGAAGATGAAGGAGCAGCGCACAAAGCTGGAGCTGTTCTTTAACTCACAAATGTTCGAGGTGGAGGAGCGCAAGAATCAGCAAATCAAGGACCTGCAGGATCATCATGATCTAGCGTTTAACGACATGAAGAATTATTACAATGACATCACCTTGAACAATTTGGCCTTGATTGGCAGCATGAAGGAACAAATTGAGCAGCTGCGTCGTCAAGCGGATCGCAGTGATCGCATTGCCGCCGAGGCCAGCGCCGAGACACGTCGCCTCAAGGAGCCGCTGGAGCAGGCCAAGACCCAAATGAAGGAGCTGCAGCGTAAGCTGGAGTTCTACGATCGTGACAAGTTGCAGCTGAGTCGCCTCAAGAAGAGCAATACCGTCCTGGAGAAGAAGGTGAAGAGCCTGATGTGGGAATCTGAGACACTTTTGCTGCGCAACGATGCCCTCGTTGGGGAGCGAGCCACGCTCAAGGCTCGATTCAACGAAGTCATCGTTGAGTTGCAGCAAAAGACGGGACTCAAGAATGTTCTTCTCGAGCGAAAGATCGCAGCTCTTATGCGTGAGGATGAGAAACGCAATATTGTACTGCGCAAAACGATGGCCACCTGTGCTCCCGAATTTGCCAGCAAACTGGAGAATGTGGAGAAAACAGTCAGCGATGTTGTTGATAGCAAGAATCAAACCATTATCGATTTGCGTTATGAATTGGCCAAGGCTTGGAAGACTCACGATGATCTGCTCGAGACCTATGAGGGCAAGCTTAAGCAATATGGCATTCCCACCGATGAACTTGGCTTCGATCCCATTCGACAACGTGATAATCAACAACTCTACATCTGCGGACCCGCTGGCATTGTCACAGAGAATAAGTAA